The following proteins come from a genomic window of Dreissena polymorpha isolate Duluth1 chromosome 1, UMN_Dpol_1.0, whole genome shotgun sequence:
- the LOC127875988 gene encoding prostatic spermine-binding protein-like, with product DGDDGDDDNDVDDVEDDDEEEEEEDDDDDASAAADDDNDDGDGGGGGVDDDDDDDDDDDDDDDDDDDDDDDDDYDNDDDVDDDDDDVDGDGDGGGGDDDGDDDDDCDDDCDDCHNGDDDDDDCDGGGDDDDDDDDDDDDDDGDDGDDDDDDGDDDCDDFHDGDDCHDGDDDGDGDDDCDDCHNGDGDDDDDDDDDDDDDDDDDDDDDDG from the coding sequence gatggtgatgatggtgatgatgataatgatgttgatgatgttgaagatgatgatgaggaggaggaggaagaggatgatgatgatgatgcttctgctgctgctgatgatgataacgacgatggtgatggtggtggtggtggagtcgatgatgacgatgatgatgatgatgatgatgatgatgatgatgatgatgatgatgatgatgatgatgatgatgactatgacaatgacgatgatgttgatgatgatgatgatgatgttgatggtgatggtgatggtggtggtggtgatgatgatggtgatgatgacgatgattgtgatgatgattgtgatgattgtcataatggtgatgatgatgatgatgattgtgatggtggtggtgatgatgatgatgatgatgatgatgatgatgatgatgatgatggtgatgatggtgatgatgatgatgatgatggtgatgatgattgtgatgattttcatgatggtgatgattgtcatgatggtgatgatgatggtgatggtgatgatgattgtgatgattgtcataatggtgatggtgatgatgatgatgatgatgatgatgatgatgatgatgatgatgatgatgatgatgatgatgatgatggt